One window of the Macaca thibetana thibetana isolate TM-01 chromosome 1, ASM2454274v1, whole genome shotgun sequence genome contains the following:
- the PLEKHG5 gene encoding pleckstrin homology domain-containing family G member 5 isoform X4 — translation MGTGPGVSGRLAACRPGPGLLSRDSEPSWAGGRARDSEGQVCHHADCQQLHRRGPLNLCEACDSKFHSAMHYDGHVRFDLPPQGSVLARNVSTRSCPPRTSPVVDLEEEDEESSVDGKGDRKSTGLKLSKKKARRRHTDDPSKECFTLKFDLNVDIETEIVPAMKKKSLGEVLLPVFERKGIALGKVDIYLDQSNTPLSLSFEAYRFGGHYLRVKDLGTEDLSWPPHATPAKPGDEGKVEQGVKDSKSLSLPILRPAGTAPPALERVDPQSRRESLDILAPGRRRKNMSEFLGEASIPGQEPPTPSSCSLPSGSSGSTSSGDSWKNRAASRFSGFFSSGPSTSAFGREVDKMEQLEGKLHTYSLFGLPRLPRRLRFDHDSWEEDDEDEDEDNACLRLEDSWRELIDGHEKLTRRQCHQQEAVWELLHTEASYIRKLRVITNLFLCCLLNLQESGLLCEVEAERLFSNIPEIAQLHRRLWAGVMAPVLEKARLTRALLQPGDFLKGFKMFGSLFKPYIRYCMEEEGCMEYMRGLLRDNDLFRAYITWAEKHPQCQRLKLSDMLAKPHQRLTKYPLLLKSVLRKTEEPRAKEAVVTMIGSVERFIHHVNACMRQRQERQRLAAVVSRIDAYEVVESSSDEVDKLLKEFLHLDLTAPIPGASPEETRQLLLEGSLKMKEGKDSKMDVYCFLFTDLLLVTKAVKKAERTRVIRPPLLVDKIVCRELRDPGSFLLIYLNEFHSAVGAYTFQASGQALCRGWVDTIYNAQNQLQQLRAQEPPGSQQPLQSLEEEEDEQEEEEEEEEEEGEESGNSAASSPTIMRKSSGSPDSQHCASDGSTETLAMVVVEPGETLSSPEFDGGPFSSQSDETSLSTIASSATPTSELLPLGPVDGRSCSMDSAYGTLSPTSLQDFVAPGPVAELVPRPPDSPQAPSPPPSPRLRRRTPVQLLTCPPQLLKSKSEASLLQLLVGTGTHGTSSAPSRSLSDLCLAVPAPGIRTQGSPQEAGPSWNCRGDPSPGGGPRLASCLAGEPAGSHRKRCGDLPSGASPRVQPEPPPGVSTQHRKLTLAQLYRIRTTLLLNSTLTAS, via the exons GTATGTCACCACGCCGACTGCCAGCAGCTGCACCGCCGGGGACCCCTCAACCTCTGCGAGGCCTGTGACAGCAAGTTCCACAGCGCCATGCATTATGATGGGCATGTCCGCTTTGACCTTCCCCCACAAG GCTCTGTCCTTGCCCGGAACGTGTCCACCCGGTCATGCCCGCCACGCACCAGCCCCGTGGTGGActtggaggaggaggatgaagagagcTCTGTGGATGGCAAAGG GGACCGGAAGAGCACAGGCCTGAAACTCTCCAagaagaaagcaaggaggagacACACGGAT GACCCGAGCAAGGAGTGCTTCACCCTGAAATTTGACCTGAATGTGGATATAGAGACGGAGATCGTCCCAGCCATGAAGAAGAAGTCCCTGGG ggaggtgcTGCTGCCTGTATTTGAAAGGAAGGGCATCGCGCTGGGCAAAGTGGACATCTACCTGGACCAGTCCAACACACCCCTGTCCCTCTCCTTCGAGGCCTACAGGTTCGGGGGACACTATCTTCGTGTCAAAG ACCTGGGTACTGAGGATCTCTCGTGGCCCCCACACGCGACCCCAGCCAAGCCTGGAGATGAGGGCAAGGTGGAGCAGGGCGTGAAGGACTCCAAGTCCCTGAGTCTGCCGATCCTGCGGCCAGCTGGGACTGCGCCCCCTGCCCTGGAGCGTGTGGACCCCCAGAGCCGCCGGGAGAGCCTGGACATCTTA GCCCCTGGCCGCCGCCGTAAGAACATGTCGGAGTTCCTGGGGGAGGCGAGCATCCCTGGGCAGGAGCCCCCCACGCCCTCTAGCTGCTCTTTGCCCAGTGGCAGTAGTGGCAGCACCAGCAGCGGCGACAGCTGGAAGAACCGGGCGGCCAGTCGCTTCAGCGGCTTTTTCAGCTCAGGCCCCAGCACCAGCGCCTTTGGCCGG GAGGTAGACAAGATGGAGCAGCTGGAGGGcaagctgcacacctacagcctCTTCGGGCTGCCTAGGCTGCCCCGGAGGCTGCGCTTCGACCATGACTCCTGGGAGGAGGATGATGAGGACGAGGATGAGGACAATGCCTGCCTGAGGCTGGAGGACAGCTGGCGGGAGCTCATTGATGGGCATGAG AAGCTGACTCGGCGGCAGTGCCACCAGCAAGAGGCAGTGTGGGAGCTGCTGCACACGGAGGCCTCCTACATCAGGAAACTGCGGGTGATCACCAAT CTGTTCCTGTGCTGCCTCCTGAACCTGCAAGAATCAGGGCTGCTGTGTGAG GTGGAGGCGGAGCGTCTGTTCAGCAACATCCCGGAGATCGCGCAGCTGCACCGCAGGCTGTGGGCCGGCGTGATGGCGCCGGTGCTGGAGAAGGCGCGGCTTACACGGGCGCTGCTGCAGCCCGGGGACTTCCTCAAAGGCTTCAAGATG TTCGGCTCGCTCTTCAAGCCCTACATCCGCTACTGCATGGAGGAGGAGGGCTGCATGGAGTACATGCGCGGTCTGCTGCGCGACAACGACCTCTTCCGGGCCTACATCACG TGGGCCGAGAAGCACCCACAGTGCCAGCGGCTGAAGCTGAGCGACATGCTGGCCAAACCCCACCAGCGGCTCACCAAGTACCCGCTGCTGCTCAAGTCGGTGCTGAGGAAGACCGAGGAGCCGCGCGCCAAGGAGGCCGTCGTCACCATG ATCGGTTCCGTGGAGCGCTTCATCCACCACGTGAATGCATGCATGCGGCAGCGGCAGGAGCGGCAGCGGCTGGCGGCCGTGGTGAGCCGCATCGACGCCTACGAGGTGGTGGAAAGCAGCAGCGACGAAGTGGACAAG CTCCTGAAGGAATTTCTGCACCTGGACTTGACAGCGCCCATCCCCGGCGCCTCCCCGGAGGAGACGCGGCAGCTGCTGCTGGAGGGGAGCCTGAAGATGAAGGAGGGGAAGGACAGCAAG ATGGATGTGTACTGCTTCCTGTTCACGGATCTGCTGTTGGTGACCAAGGCAGTGAAGAAGGCAGAGAGGACCAGGGTCATCAGGCCACCCCTGCTAGTGGACAAGATTGTGTGCCGGGAGCTACGGGACCCTG GGTCCTTCCTCCTCATCTACCTGAATGAGTTTCACAGCGCTGTAGGGGCCTACACGTTCCAGGCCAGCGGCCAGGCCTTGTGCCGTGGCTGGGTGGACACCATTTATAACGCCCAG AACCAGCTGCAACAGCTGCGTGCACAGGAGCCCCCAGGCAGCCAGCAGCCCCTGCAGAgcctggaagaggaggaggatgagcaggaggaggaagaggaggaggaggaggaggaaggcgaGGAGAGTGGCAATTCAGCTGCCAGCTCCCCCACCATCATGCGGAAAAGCAGCGGCAGCCCCGACTCTCAGCACTG TGCCTCAGATGGCTCCACGGAGACCCTGGCCATGGTTGTCGTGGAGCCTGGGGAGACGCTGTCCTCCCCCGAGTTCGACGGCGGTCCTTTCAGCTCCCAGTCCGATGAGACCTCTCTCAGCACCATTGCCTCATCTGCCACGCCCACCAGTGAGCTGCTGCCCCTGGGTCCAGTGGACGGCCGCTCCTGCTCTATGGACTCTGCCTACGGCACCCTCTCCCCAACCTCCTTACAAGACTTTGTGGCCCCAGGCCCTGTGGCAGAACTAGTGCCTCGGCCCCCAGATTCCCCACAAGCTCCTTCCCCTCCACCCTCGCCCCGTCTCCGCCGCCGCACCCCTGTCCAGCTGTTAACCTGCCCGCCCCAACTGCTCAAGTCTAAGTCCGAGGCCAGCCTCCTCCAGCTGCTGGTAGGGACTGGCACCCATGGAACATCCTCTGCCCCCAGCCGCAGCCTGTCAGATCTCTGCCTGGCTGTCCCAGCCCCAGGTATTAGGACTCAGGGCTCCCCTCAGGAAGCTGGGCCCAGCTGGAATTGCCGGGGGGACCCTAGCCCTGGCGGTGGTCCTAGGCTAGCTAGCTGCCTGGCCGGGGAACCTGCAGGCTCCCACAGGAAGAGGTGTGGAGACCTGCCTTCGGGGGCCTCTCCCAGGGTCCAGCCTGAGCCCCCACCAGGAGTCTCCACCCAGCACAGGAAGCTGACCCTGGCCCAGCTCTACCGAATCAGGACCACCCTGCTGCTTAACTCCACGCTCACTGCCTCGTGA